The bacterium sequence ATACTCAAGGCATTTGGTGAATTAGAAGTCAAAATCCCCGTTGTCATACGGCTTGAAGGCACCAACGCCGCCGAAGGCCGCCAATTATTAGAAGGTTCCAACCTAATCCTCGCCGAAACCATGCAAGAGGCCGCGAGTAAGATAGTGGAAGCTGTAAGACTCTCTTCTTAAGCTGACCCAGGCCGTATCGAAGGACGGAGAGGGTTAACTATCAGTTAAGTCAAAGCGAGGTTGATTCGGTACAATCAACCTCGCTTTGACATTTTTACATGTGTAGGGATCTGTGCCCCCTACACCCCTTTTCCAAGGGGGGAATGGCCCGGATCAGCCTTCCGCCTACTTCAAATACAACTTCACCGTCACGATCTCGAAGGGGTTGAAGTTTAAATTAATAGCGTTATCGGCTATTGGGAGCTCTTCCAGGTTGTCTTCCAGCATGTCGCAAAGATAGGCCTTACTTGCCTTGAGAGTTGTTGTCAGCTTGCACGGGCCACGTGAGTTGTGGGCGTCGTATAGTCTGATAATTAGGGCTTCTTCATCTTCGGCTTTTTTGACGGCTTCGATGATTACGCCGGGTTTGTTGACCGAAAAGAAAGACTGGCAAGTGGGGAGTTGGCCAGCGGAGGGCTTTACTTCCATCGCATGGGCTGGGGCGTTTAAGGCGTAGGCCTTTTCGATGACTTTGCCTTGGCGCAAATCGCCGACGTGCGGGAGGAGGGCATAGGTCAGAACATGATGGCCTCGATCGCAGAGATCATCCGGTGCGACGGGAGCGCGCAAGAGGGTTAGGCGCATGACGCCGCCGAAGATGTCGTGCCCATATTTGCAGTCGTTAAGAAGCGCAACTCCATAATCAGCCTCGCTTAAATCGGCCCATTTGTGGGCGCAGACTTCAAAGCGGGCTATATCCCAACTGGTGTTCTGATGGGTCGGGCGCTCGGCAAAGCCATATTGGATTTCATAAGTTGCCCTTGGCGAGTTTATGTCAACGGGGAAGGCCACTTTTAACAGCTTGGTCTCCTCTTTCCAATCGATCTCTGTATAGAACTCAATCTGAGGGCTTTCGCTTGTCAGACGCACGTATTGGGTGATGCGAGAGTTGCTGAAGCTGCGCACCAACTTAATTGCCGCGCGCACAGGGCCTCGCTCGACCACTTCCATGCTCTCCAAGTTGGTGATGTCTTCGCCGGTCTCATGATAATAAGCTTCGATATCCCACGCATCCCAACCTAAGGGTTGGTCATCGAAGAATTGAAATACATTTGCTTTCTTTCCGGGGGCCAAAACTTCCCGATTGGAGCCATCATGATTGGCGCCTTTATGGAGGATTCGGCTAATTAAGCCCTGCTCATCGAATTCGACGCGCACGAACTTATTCTCCAGCTTGCGATTATCCACTTTGAGGGTTGGCTTACTCACTGCCGCTTTGCCGTCCAAATCGACGAACATATAGCCGTAATCGGGCAATCCTCCGACTTCACTGATGACATGGCCTCGGTCGTCTTGAGCTGCGAATGATTTTCCGCTAACAGGCTGGACCGCGCTTACTTCAGTGCCGCCCCATACTGGGATTTCAACTAATTGCTGGCCGGCGGGATGATTGCTCACTACAAGCGCCGGGCGCTTCATCCCACTTGTATCGGCGCCGGATGCAATCCGTTCCATTGCCTCTTCGATTAATTGGCTTGTGATATGGAAGACCTCGGCGTACTCTTTATCCGAATCGCGATACACTTCCCTGATGCTCGAACCGGGGATGATATCGTGGAATTGGTTGAAAAGGACGATCTTCCAGGCGTGTTCGAGCTTCTCCTGCGGATAATCTTTAAGCCCACCTGGGGCAACACTCCATAAGAATTCAGCATCCCGCAACGCCAATTCGGCTTTGCGGTTATTGCGCTTATTCGCCGCTTGACTGGTATAGGTGCCTCGGTGAAGTTCGAAATACAATTCACCCGCCCAAACAGGCATTTCCTTCTTCTCAGGAAGGCTTAGATAATAGGGCTGAAGCTTTTCAGCCGTGCCTGAGGGGTTATCGGTGTCCCAATAATCTTCAACAAGCTTGCCAAAAAACGTGCTCAATTGTTCCGGCTGAACCTTGGGTAGGCCGTCAATATCAGCCACTCGGCGCATATTTTCGACCATCTCCTGTGTCGGACCGCCGCCTCCATCACCAAAGCCGAATAGATAGAGCGCGTGGTCGCTTCGGTCATGTTCTTTGGCATTGTGCACACTAAATAGCAATTCCTTCGGCGTCATTACACCGTTACAGTTATCGGATGGCGGGAAGTGGGAAAGAACTTTGCTGCCATCGATGCCCTGCCACAGGAACGAGTTGTGGGGGAACTTGTTGAACTGATTCCAACT is a genomic window containing:
- a CDS encoding alpha-mannosidase codes for the protein MHKHPSITQKRIEQFIESYVKPRLLEKKQALSIEMLYMGVEKYDYRTQDEVMKAIASNEAKMTTVEPGYGWGPVWSTAWFRFQGTIPDEWAGEKIVVCLETGSETIIWENNSPVQGIDWAHQTYVLTDCAVGGEKIDIWAEVYGINPGVSDHGRGAIPPADIYKVGECVLKIYDNELFGLYYDLTNAFDLLKELPENEPRRGQLLWALNDVVNLCVKEMPPIAFEVKDIEGFRKAAKAAREILAVVYNKPAASSALNMSAIGMAHLDCAWLWPWWITVRKAAHTFSTAIKMMDQNPDYKFLVSQAVQLEWVKNDHPALYERIKEKVRSGQFELVGSMWVEADCNLTSGESLVRQFFYGKRFFMKEFGVETKDMFLPDVFGYAAGLPQILRKCRIDYFMTIKMSWNQFNKFPHNSFLWQGIDGSKVLSHFPPSDNCNGVMTPKELLFSVHNAKEHDRSDHALYLFGFGDGGGGPTQEMVENMRRVADIDGLPKVQPEQLSTFFGKLVEDYWDTDNPSGTAEKLQPYYLSLPEKKEMPVWAGELYFELHRGTYTSQAANKRNNRKAELALRDAEFLWSVAPGGLKDYPQEKLEHAWKIVLFNQFHDIIPGSSIREVYRDSDKEYAEVFHITSQLIEEAMERIASGADTSGMKRPALVVSNHPAGQQLVEIPVWGGTEVSAVQPVSGKSFAAQDDRGHVISEVGGLPDYGYMFVDLDGKAAVSKPTLKVDNRKLENKFVRVEFDEQGLISRILHKGANHDGSNREVLAPGKKANVFQFFDDQPLGWDAWDIEAYYHETGEDITNLESMEVVERGPVRAAIKLVRSFSNSRITQYVRLTSESPQIEFYTEIDWKEETKLLKVAFPVDINSPRATYEIQYGFAERPTHQNTSWDIARFEVCAHKWADLSEADYGVALLNDCKYGHDIFGGVMRLTLLRAPVAPDDLCDRGHHVLTYALLPHVGDLRQGKVIEKAYALNAPAHAMEVKPSAGQLPTCQSFFSVNKPGVIIEAVKKAEDEEALIIRLYDAHNSRGPCKLTTTLKASKAYLCDMLEDNLEELPIADNAINLNFNPFEIVTVKLYLK